The following proteins are encoded in a genomic region of Pirellulaceae bacterium:
- a CDS encoding VCBS repeat-containing protein: MSCNARDNSRVDSNETVSLQAANPTSDASASGEPVVASTELWSGIDNPTVDGWDSEAFSARANKQLNQIAKLLARAKSIDKQDLESLLAPNFRCEALLPRLSECYRDETFIVERMAADSPVASGDSAPQSFQGLAGMIKALSALKALLADTDETYCKFKVIRVDPSVEEITTRQYFSFSGHDPQRTIQQNATWSARWEPGKNNQPPRLLSITVEDAEQVSTHGAQRSKLFSDCTDSALAGNDSYEQQLKLGWNHWLERGQDDHHYFILSTPGIAIGDVDGNGLDDFYLCQEAGLPNRLFLQQMDGTLLDISEAAGVDWLENSRSALLVDFDNDGDQDLAVAVLGGIVIAIGDGHGKFSIHDVLPTVDDLMSLSAADFDQDGRLDLYVCAYAPSSFLEQSVNLSIAAEAENFVYHDANNGARNHFFRNEITPDNGWSFRDVTNEVGLNENNRRWSLAASWEDFDNDGDQDLYVANDYGRNNLYRNDQEAGGQRHFVDVAAMSGVEDSASGMSVSWSDYDQDGWPDIYVSNMYSAAGNRIAYQDHFKPHAPSNVKQRLQRFARGNTLLRNRGDGTFSDVSLEAGVTLGRWAWGSQFVDINNDGRDDLVVANGYITTDDTSDL; encoded by the coding sequence ATGAGTTGCAACGCCCGTGACAATTCCCGCGTGGATTCAAATGAAACGGTTTCACTTCAAGCAGCTAACCCAACTTCCGACGCTTCAGCTTCAGGTGAACCGGTTGTGGCTTCCACTGAATTATGGAGCGGGATCGACAATCCTACTGTCGATGGCTGGGACAGCGAAGCATTTAGTGCTCGGGCGAACAAGCAACTCAATCAGATCGCCAAGTTGTTAGCCCGTGCCAAGTCGATTGACAAGCAAGATTTAGAGTCGTTGCTGGCTCCGAACTTTCGATGTGAAGCTTTGCTTCCGAGGTTGTCCGAGTGCTACCGCGATGAGACCTTCATTGTGGAAAGAATGGCCGCCGATTCACCGGTCGCCAGCGGTGACTCGGCTCCGCAGTCCTTCCAAGGATTAGCAGGAATGATCAAGGCCTTATCGGCTTTAAAGGCACTGTTGGCAGACACGGACGAAACGTATTGTAAATTCAAAGTTATTCGAGTGGATCCGTCTGTTGAGGAAATCACAACGCGACAATACTTTTCGTTTTCGGGGCACGACCCACAGCGAACGATCCAGCAGAACGCGACATGGTCGGCCCGATGGGAGCCGGGCAAGAATAACCAGCCTCCCCGCCTGCTTTCGATCACGGTGGAAGATGCTGAGCAGGTTAGCACACACGGGGCACAACGAAGTAAGCTCTTTTCGGATTGTACTGATTCGGCATTGGCCGGGAATGATAGCTATGAACAGCAGTTAAAACTCGGCTGGAATCACTGGCTGGAACGTGGCCAAGATGATCATCATTATTTCATTCTGTCGACGCCTGGCATCGCAATTGGTGACGTCGATGGTAATGGCTTGGATGATTTTTATTTGTGCCAGGAGGCAGGACTTCCCAATCGTCTGTTTCTTCAACAGATGGATGGAACTCTACTCGATATTTCCGAAGCTGCAGGTGTCGATTGGCTGGAAAACTCTCGGTCAGCACTCCTCGTCGATTTCGACAACGACGGTGATCAAGATTTGGCTGTTGCTGTCTTGGGGGGCATCGTCATCGCCATTGGAGACGGACACGGTAAGTTTTCGATCCATGATGTGCTGCCAACCGTGGACGATTTGATGTCTCTTTCGGCCGCCGATTTTGACCAGGATGGGCGCCTCGATTTATACGTTTGTGCGTACGCGCCTAGCAGTTTCTTAGAACAATCGGTCAATCTGTCGATTGCGGCTGAGGCCGAGAATTTTGTCTACCACGATGCCAACAATGGTGCGAGAAATCATTTTTTTCGTAACGAGATCACTCCCGACAATGGTTGGAGCTTTCGCGACGTAACCAATGAGGTCGGTTTGAATGAAAATAATCGGCGTTGGAGCCTTGCTGCATCTTGGGAAGATTTTGACAACGATGGCGATCAAGACCTTTACGTGGCGAACGACTACGGAAGAAACAATCTTTATCGAAACGATCAAGAAGCTGGCGGCCAAAGACATTTCGTCGACGTGGCAGCAATGTCCGGTGTCGAAGACAGCGCATCGGGAATGTCGGTGAGTTGGTCGGATTACGATCAAGATGGCTGGCCGGATATCTATGTGAGCAATATGTATTCCGCGGCTGGCAATCGGATTGCCTATCAAGACCACTTTAAGCCGCATGCTCCGTCGAATGTTAAACAGCGACTTCAACGATTTGCGCGGGGGAACACGCTGTTGCGAAATCGGGGGGACGGCACGTTTTCCGATGTAAGTCTCGAAGCAGGCGTCACGCTGGGTCGCTGGGCATGGGGTTCGCAGTTTGTTGACATCAATAACGACGGTCGTGACGACCTGGTGGTTGCCAATGGCTATATCACAACCGACGATACGAGCGATTTGTGA
- a CDS encoding hydroxyacid dehydrogenase: MKPKLFIPEPISRSGIDLLETAVDCISPWREKNNDDPEKHRAELNDSDAVIVRLFKISAEDLERCSRLKVIAKHGVGVDNIDLQAAHERNIRVVYTPIANSNAVAEHAMSLLLALSRNIGPAFQAVRDGRFAERNRFQGVELAGKTLGIVGLGRIGSKVARMATAGFSMNAIGYDPYSEESQSDLPIERTGRIEDLFEKSDFLTFHVPLNDNTRHLVNQENLALVKPSCRIINTSRGGVVDENALRDALERGSIAGAALDVFEQEPLPETHPLCHAPNILLTPHISSSTKESLDRMAVDAATGVLDVLAGREPAYPVRLAGK; this comes from the coding sequence ATGAAACCAAAGCTCTTTATCCCGGAACCGATCTCGCGATCTGGGATTGACCTGCTCGAAACCGCCGTCGACTGTATTTCGCCTTGGCGAGAAAAAAATAACGATGACCCGGAAAAACATCGCGCTGAACTCAATGACTCGGATGCGGTGATCGTACGCCTGTTCAAGATTTCGGCTGAAGATCTGGAGCGTTGCAGTCGACTCAAGGTGATCGCGAAACATGGCGTCGGTGTCGACAATATCGATCTTCAAGCGGCACACGAACGGAACATTCGAGTGGTGTACACGCCGATCGCCAATTCTAACGCGGTTGCGGAACATGCGATGTCGCTATTGTTGGCTTTATCCCGAAACATTGGCCCCGCGTTTCAGGCCGTGCGAGACGGGCGATTCGCTGAACGTAATCGATTTCAGGGTGTTGAGCTCGCCGGGAAGACGCTCGGCATCGTTGGGCTTGGTCGCATTGGGTCAAAGGTTGCCCGCATGGCAACTGCGGGATTTTCGATGAATGCGATTGGCTATGATCCGTATTCGGAAGAATCGCAATCGGATTTGCCAATCGAAAGAACCGGTCGTATTGAAGATCTGTTTGAAAAATCCGATTTTCTCACATTCCATGTTCCGCTCAACGACAATACTCGGCATCTGGTGAATCAAGAAAATCTGGCGTTGGTCAAACCATCTTGTCGAATCATCAATACGTCGCGAGGAGGTGTCGTTGATGAGAACGCGTTGCGAGATGCGTTGGAACGGGGCAGCATAGCGGGGGCAGCTTTGGATGTTTTTGAACAGGAGCCGTTGCCTGAAACGCACCCACTTTGTCACGCTCCCAATATTCTGCTGACACCCCACATCTCTTCATCCACCAAAGAATCGCTCGATCGAATGGCGGTTGATGCTGCCACGGGCGTGCTCGACGTCCTTGCTGGCAGAGAACCGGCCTATCCCGTCCGACTGGCAGGCAAATGA
- a CDS encoding 3-hydroxyacyl-CoA dehydrogenase family protein: MSHENLINRVAIVGVGQMGAAAAVCYRRSGYETILWDNNPNQLDSVQERLTQIEEWMDRNLGPASSDDGSFVVARHFDEVDEAADLIMDCIIEDMSEKIALLASLKAARQREAILITTTSGLSISEMGEKSGTGPLLAGTHFWNPPHLMPLVEVVRGSQTKDVVLERVTQLMTAIGKIPVRVERDVPGFIGNRLLHALWRESLALVQEGIATPEDIDLVARLTFGLRMPAVGPLENMDLVGLDLIEKIHTYLLKDLNADSAPLPVLVEKTKQGQLGMKTGQGFYAWNEQDAQRLLEKRDRQIVHQLEFLRELGDTSQSPVVRSGGDD; this comes from the coding sequence ATGTCTCATGAAAATTTAATCAACCGAGTCGCGATTGTCGGGGTCGGGCAGATGGGAGCTGCCGCGGCGGTTTGTTACCGTCGGTCTGGCTATGAAACGATTCTTTGGGATAACAATCCAAATCAGCTCGATTCTGTGCAAGAACGATTAACACAGATTGAGGAATGGATGGACAGAAATCTTGGCCCGGCTTCCTCGGATGATGGCAGCTTTGTGGTCGCCCGCCATTTCGATGAGGTGGATGAAGCGGCCGATCTGATCATGGACTGTATCATTGAGGACATGAGCGAGAAGATTGCGTTGCTGGCGAGTCTCAAGGCTGCCAGACAACGCGAGGCGATTCTGATTACCACGACGAGTGGACTCAGTATCAGCGAAATGGGAGAAAAAAGTGGAACCGGACCGCTGTTGGCCGGTACCCATTTTTGGAATCCTCCTCATCTCATGCCGTTGGTGGAGGTCGTGCGCGGCAGCCAAACAAAAGATGTGGTTTTGGAACGGGTCACTCAACTGATGACTGCAATCGGAAAGATACCCGTCCGAGTAGAACGCGATGTTCCTGGTTTTATTGGCAACCGATTACTTCATGCATTGTGGCGAGAATCCCTGGCGCTCGTGCAGGAGGGGATTGCAACGCCGGAGGATATTGACTTGGTGGCACGATTGACTTTCGGGCTCCGCATGCCCGCGGTCGGACCACTGGAAAACATGGATCTCGTCGGGCTCGATCTGATTGAAAAAATTCACACCTACCTTCTCAAAGATTTGAATGCTGATTCTGCACCTCTTCCCGTTTTGGTTGAAAAAACAAAGCAAGGCCAGTTGGGAATGAAAACCGGCCAAGGCTTTTATGCATGGAACGAACAGGATGCACAAAGGCTTCTTGAAAAACGAGATCGACAGATCGTCCATCAGCTTGAGTTCTTAAGGGAGCTTGGGGATACCTCACAAAGCCCTGTTGTACGATCCGGCGGAGACGACTGA
- a CDS encoding SDR family NAD(P)-dependent oxidoreductase yields the protein MSSKELQGLVAVVTGAAQGLGLGMVEALAELGAHAVIADLQVEKAKEEADRLMAKGLKVEAKFLDVSDSQQVDRLFEKVVEDHGKLDILVNNAGVGQTVTPVVELENSEWDRVIGITLTGAFYCCRAAGRRMEQQESGRIVNIASINGQNPAALVAAYNVAKAGVISLTKTLALELAVYGVQVNAVCPGPVYTDFNRTVMAQRCASLGISEQEMVDKVQNAIPLGRWGQFSDIANAVAFLCSPKNSWMTGDVIRVSGGLEGVSAAPPKRSTT from the coding sequence ATGAGCTCGAAAGAACTTCAAGGCTTGGTCGCCGTTGTGACCGGGGCTGCTCAAGGGCTTGGCCTCGGGATGGTCGAAGCCTTAGCCGAATTAGGGGCCCACGCAGTTATCGCCGATCTTCAAGTTGAGAAAGCGAAAGAAGAGGCCGATCGGTTGATGGCGAAAGGTTTGAAGGTCGAAGCAAAGTTCCTGGATGTCTCTGATAGTCAACAAGTCGATCGCCTATTTGAAAAGGTCGTCGAGGACCATGGGAAACTTGATATCCTGGTCAATAATGCGGGGGTAGGCCAGACCGTCACTCCGGTTGTTGAACTCGAAAATAGTGAATGGGATCGAGTGATCGGAATCACGCTGACCGGTGCGTTTTATTGCTGTCGCGCGGCTGGCCGAAGGATGGAACAACAAGAATCGGGGCGGATCGTTAACATTGCTTCGATCAACGGGCAAAATCCAGCTGCGTTAGTGGCTGCTTACAACGTAGCAAAAGCTGGCGTGATATCGCTCACAAAAACTTTGGCGCTCGAGTTAGCCGTTTACGGAGTTCAGGTGAATGCCGTTTGTCCGGGCCCCGTCTATACGGATTTCAATCGAACGGTGATGGCACAACGTTGTGCCAGTCTAGGTATCTCTGAGCAAGAAATGGTCGACAAGGTGCAGAACGCGATTCCGCTCGGCAGGTGGGGGCAGTTCAGCGATATTGCCAATGCGGTCGCCTTTTTGTGTAGCCCGAAAAATTCCTGGATGACCGGGGATGTGATTCGTGTCAGTGGTGGATTAGAGGGAGTCTCTGCGGCGCCACCCAAAAGGTCAACAACCTGA
- a CDS encoding aldolase/citrate lyase family protein, which yields MMRENQLKKKLDNGDVVVGSFVYVPSSKLTEIVGLAGFDFVVIDMEHGPVDTAVAEDMVRAAEIANTTPIIRVTHNDPSAVLRSLDIGAQAIHVPNVHTRSDAINAVANSKYGPVGTRGLAGVRANDYGLCQPLPQYASDANDQTMVIAHIEHIDAVNNLDELLSVDGIDVYYLGPQDLSNSLGIPGQGKDSRVVDLVESSIQRIAAAGRTAGCIATDPKVARRYIDLGARYIATHAIRHMVDQSQRFIQEISK from the coding sequence ATGATGCGAGAAAACCAGCTGAAGAAAAAACTTGATAACGGCGACGTGGTTGTCGGAAGTTTTGTCTACGTTCCCTCGTCCAAATTGACCGAAATTGTAGGGCTTGCCGGTTTCGATTTTGTGGTGATCGACATGGAACATGGTCCAGTCGATACGGCGGTCGCGGAAGATATGGTTCGTGCGGCGGAAATTGCGAATACGACACCCATCATTCGCGTTACGCATAACGATCCCTCGGCCGTTCTCAGATCGCTGGACATTGGTGCTCAAGCCATCCATGTTCCGAATGTCCACACCCGATCAGACGCGATTAACGCGGTGGCGAACAGCAAGTATGGTCCGGTAGGAACTCGTGGATTGGCGGGAGTGCGCGCAAACGATTACGGACTTTGTCAGCCATTGCCCCAGTACGCTTCCGACGCGAATGATCAGACGATGGTGATTGCCCACATCGAACACATCGATGCGGTCAACAATCTTGACGAGCTGCTTTCGGTAGATGGAATCGATGTTTACTACCTTGGCCCACAAGATCTTTCCAACAGTTTGGGAATCCCTGGCCAGGGGAAAGATTCACGGGTTGTCGATCTGGTGGAATCTTCCATTCAACGCATTGCGGCGGCCGGTCGGACTGCGGGGTGCATTGCCACTGATCCGAAAGTCGCGCGCCGGTACATCGATCTGGGCGCGCGCTACATCGCCACTCACGCGATTCGTCACATGGTCGACCAGTCGCAGCGGTTCATCCAGGAGATATCGAAATGA
- a CDS encoding Gfo/Idh/MocA family oxidoreductase gives MDSWKRKLRMGMVGGGQGAFIGGVHRVVAALDQQIELVAGCFSRDPENTRITGEQLYLDPARCYSSYEEMAAAEIALPEDQRIDFVSIVTPNNSHFPIAKTFLEAGFHVVCDKPMTYDLAEAEQLAKLVEQSGQVFALTHNYTGHPLIRHARQLFKSGELGTVRKVVVEYLQDFLMVSHEKLGQKQALWRVDPAQSGIGGTLGDVGTHCVNLLEYVTGDPISELCADKSTFLPDRQLDEDVNALLRFQGGGKGVLTISQVATGEENGLKLRVYGSKGAILWEQENPNYLQLYRYGEPRQTLTRGQAYLSDAAQDCCRIPVGHPEGYLEAFATIYCGVAEAIRAYLDGAPLKTEEYNFPTVYDGVRGMRFITRAVESCDQGSAWVSME, from the coding sequence GTGGATTCGTGGAAACGAAAGTTGCGGATGGGGATGGTCGGTGGAGGGCAGGGTGCCTTTATTGGAGGCGTTCACCGTGTTGTCGCTGCGCTCGATCAACAGATCGAACTTGTCGCCGGATGCTTTTCTCGAGATCCAGAGAATACGAGGATCACGGGGGAACAACTTTATCTTGACCCCGCCCGCTGTTACTCGAGTTACGAGGAGATGGCCGCCGCGGAAATCGCTCTCCCAGAGGATCAACGAATCGATTTTGTGAGCATTGTGACTCCCAATAACTCTCACTTCCCAATCGCCAAAACCTTTTTGGAAGCCGGTTTCCATGTGGTTTGCGATAAACCGATGACCTATGACCTTGCGGAAGCTGAGCAGCTGGCCAAACTCGTTGAGCAATCGGGACAAGTGTTTGCACTGACGCATAATTACACGGGACATCCTCTGATTCGCCATGCTCGCCAACTATTCAAGTCGGGCGAGTTGGGAACCGTTCGAAAAGTCGTTGTCGAATATCTACAAGACTTTCTGATGGTTTCCCATGAGAAACTAGGGCAGAAGCAGGCGCTTTGGCGCGTCGATCCAGCCCAATCGGGTATCGGCGGCACGCTTGGCGATGTGGGTACGCACTGCGTCAACTTGCTCGAATATGTCACCGGCGATCCGATCAGCGAACTCTGTGCTGACAAAAGTACCTTTCTACCGGATCGTCAGTTGGACGAGGATGTCAATGCGCTTCTTCGTTTTCAAGGTGGGGGGAAAGGGGTGTTGACGATTAGCCAAGTGGCTACCGGAGAAGAGAATGGACTGAAGCTTCGGGTTTATGGTTCCAAAGGGGCCATACTCTGGGAACAAGAGAATCCGAATTATTTGCAGCTTTATCGCTATGGTGAGCCACGCCAGACGTTAACGCGCGGACAGGCTTATCTTTCCGATGCCGCCCAAGACTGTTGTCGAATTCCAGTCGGCCATCCGGAAGGCTATTTGGAGGCATTTGCAACGATCTACTGCGGTGTGGCCGAAGCGATTCGTGCCTATCTTGATGGAGCCCCGCTGAAGACGGAGGAGTATAACTTTCCAACCGTTTACGACGGCGTTCGCGGAATGCGTTTTATCACACGCGCCGTGGAGTCGTGTGATCAGGGAAGTGCATGGGTTTCAATGGAATAA
- a CDS encoding sugar phosphate isomerase/epimerase: MAQMRGPAVFLAQFLRDEPPFDNLQNIGKWVASLGYQGIQIPAWDSRVIDLDQASQSKTYCDDYLGGLRELGLEPTEVAPYLQGQVLAVHPAYETMFEAFHPEGLRGNDRTQWATQELEKSVRAAANLGIRNIPTLSGGFAWHLAYPWPQRPEGIIDEAFKELASRWKPLLDLADEHGCVFGYELHPGSDIYDGATFEMFLEHVGNHPAACINYDPSHFLLQQLDYLEFIRLYGDRISGFHVKDAEFRPTGRVGVYGGYQSWAGRAGRFRSLGDGQVDFKRVFTLLAEAGYDGWAVLEWECCVKSPEQGAAEGAPFIQQHIIETTQVAFDDFAGTETDTASNRRILGLD, translated from the coding sequence ATGGCGCAAATGAGGGGACCAGCCGTATTTCTTGCCCAATTCCTGCGAGATGAACCACCCTTTGATAACCTGCAAAACATTGGAAAGTGGGTTGCCAGCCTAGGTTATCAGGGCATCCAGATTCCCGCGTGGGATTCACGGGTGATCGATCTCGACCAGGCCAGTCAGTCGAAAACTTACTGTGATGATTATCTGGGAGGTCTGCGAGAGTTAGGGCTTGAGCCGACGGAGGTCGCACCCTATCTGCAAGGTCAGGTTTTGGCCGTTCATCCTGCCTACGAGACGATGTTCGAAGCCTTCCATCCCGAAGGCTTGCGAGGCAACGATCGAACCCAATGGGCCACGCAGGAACTTGAGAAAAGCGTTCGGGCCGCTGCCAATTTGGGAATCCGAAATATCCCGACTCTGTCGGGCGGATTCGCTTGGCACCTCGCTTATCCCTGGCCTCAGCGTCCCGAAGGAATCATCGACGAGGCCTTTAAGGAATTGGCCAGTCGCTGGAAACCTTTGTTGGATTTAGCCGATGAGCACGGTTGCGTTTTCGGTTATGAACTTCATCCGGGGTCGGACATTTACGACGGAGCGACCTTTGAAATGTTCCTGGAGCATGTGGGCAACCATCCGGCCGCTTGTATCAACTACGATCCGAGCCATTTTCTTCTCCAGCAATTGGATTATTTGGAATTTATTCGACTATATGGTGACCGGATATCCGGATTTCACGTGAAGGATGCTGAGTTTCGGCCGACGGGACGAGTTGGGGTCTATGGAGGTTATCAATCATGGGCCGGACGTGCCGGACGTTTCCGTTCGCTGGGTGACGGCCAAGTTGACTTCAAACGAGTCTTTACGCTGCTTGCCGAAGCAGGCTACGACGGTTGGGCGGTTCTGGAATGGGAGTGCTGTGTGAAGAGTCCCGAGCAAGGCGCTGCGGAAGGAGCTCCCTTTATTCAGCAACACATCATCGAGACCACCCAGGTTGCTTTTGATGATTTTGCCGGCACCGAGACCGATACGGCGAGCAATCGCAGGATTTTAGGACTCGACTGA
- a CDS encoding SMP-30/gluconolactonase/LRE family protein — MMDDRFTNLGFPPGMNRGLEVADFLAFTEGPAVHADGTVYFSDIKNNRIMMLSPNGICSVFREPSGRTNGQTFDQAGRLYHCEGSEFGPGGMRRVTRTDLKTGKVEVLTDCYDNKRYNSPNDICIDGQGRIYFTDPRYGDRSDMEMDIEGVYRIDLDGSVIRILDQSHIQRPNGIAVSQDSQLMYVIDSCPTVGGNRKVWAFELDEHGNPNNQRMVYDFAPGRGGDGMRLDIEGNLYVAAGISVPRGDHETDVVPPGVYLIEPDGELKGRIPVYEDVITNLAFGGPDGKTLYVTAGKTLLKTRVTVPGQVAYPEWSHSS, encoded by the coding sequence ATGATGGACGACCGATTCACGAACCTCGGCTTTCCCCCTGGCATGAACCGAGGCTTGGAAGTCGCCGACTTCCTTGCTTTTACCGAGGGGCCTGCGGTCCACGCAGACGGAACGGTCTATTTTTCGGACATCAAAAACAATCGCATCATGATGCTTTCTCCGAACGGAATCTGTTCGGTCTTTCGAGAACCATCCGGGCGAACCAACGGACAAACCTTTGACCAGGCTGGACGACTGTACCACTGTGAGGGTTCTGAATTCGGTCCCGGAGGCATGCGCCGAGTCACTCGTACCGATCTGAAAACGGGCAAAGTGGAAGTCCTGACGGACTGTTATGACAACAAGCGATACAATTCTCCCAATGACATCTGCATTGATGGTCAGGGGCGGATCTATTTTACCGACCCCCGTTACGGTGATCGATCTGATATGGAAATGGACATCGAAGGCGTTTATCGGATTGATCTCGACGGGTCCGTCATTCGCATTCTTGACCAGTCGCACATACAACGGCCGAATGGAATTGCGGTCTCTCAGGATTCTCAGTTGATGTATGTGATTGACAGTTGTCCAACGGTCGGAGGCAATCGTAAGGTGTGGGCGTTTGAGTTGGACGAACATGGAAATCCGAACAATCAGCGAATGGTCTACGACTTTGCACCCGGCCGAGGTGGCGATGGCATGCGACTGGACATCGAAGGTAACCTCTACGTGGCAGCGGGAATTTCGGTGCCGCGAGGCGACCACGAAACAGACGTCGTTCCGCCAGGGGTCTATCTGATCGAGCCCGATGGCGAGCTCAAGGGCCGCATTCCAGTTTATGAAGACGTGATTACCAATCTGGCCTTTGGAGGTCCGGATGGAAAAACCTTGTATGTGACAGCAGGAAAGACTTTGTTGAAAACTCGGGTGACCGTTCCAGGTCAAGTGGCCTATCCAGAATGGAGCCACTCTAGTTGA
- a CDS encoding YebC/PmpR family DNA-binding transcriptional regulator, producing the protein MGRSFENRKASIFKTAGQKSKLYSKYGKQLYVAAKNGVADPEANPALRTLIEKAKRDQVPAHVIDKAIEKASGAGGEDFSVARYEGFGPGNCIVIVDCLTDNPNRTITDVRNCFTKTGSKLGTTGSVSHLFDHLAVLSFQGNDEDKILEIMLEADVDVDEIECKGEYVTIFAPPAEFYKAKTALLAAFPETEFEAQEITFLPQANTTINATEVPMFEKFMQMLNDCEDVQDVYHNATLPE; encoded by the coding sequence ATGGGAAGAAGTTTCGAAAATCGCAAGGCTTCCATCTTCAAGACAGCAGGTCAGAAGTCGAAGCTTTATTCCAAATATGGCAAACAACTGTACGTTGCTGCGAAGAATGGCGTCGCCGACCCGGAAGCCAATCCCGCATTACGTACGTTGATTGAAAAGGCCAAGCGAGACCAGGTTCCTGCTCACGTCATCGACAAAGCGATCGAAAAAGCAAGCGGTGCGGGCGGCGAGGACTTTTCAGTGGCCCGTTACGAAGGCTTTGGCCCAGGAAACTGTATCGTCATCGTTGACTGTTTAACCGACAATCCCAATCGAACGATTACCGACGTCCGCAACTGCTTCACCAAGACAGGATCGAAACTAGGAACGACCGGTTCGGTTTCACATTTGTTTGATCATTTAGCGGTCCTCTCCTTTCAGGGCAACGATGAGGACAAAATCCTGGAGATTATGCTGGAGGCTGATGTCGACGTCGACGAGATTGAATGCAAAGGCGAATACGTCACTATCTTCGCTCCCCCTGCCGAATTCTACAAAGCGAAGACGGCTTTGTTGGCAGCCTTTCCCGAAACGGAATTCGAAGCTCAAGAAATCACGTTTTTGCCTCAAGCAAATACGACCATCAACGCCACGGAGGTGCCAATGTTTGAGAAGTTCATGCAAATGCTCAACGACTGCGAAGATGTGCAGGATGTTTACCACAACGCAACATTGCCAGAATAG
- a CDS encoding Flp family type IVb pilin, translating to MRQEDSVPVSATASSSRIRHLWKRLSNYLPGSKRRHAATAIEYCVIASLISVIAILGAQQVGSVVSSVFSESAGNLEEVVGEQDDENESNEEG from the coding sequence ATGCGGCAAGAGGATAGCGTTCCTGTCTCGGCAACCGCGAGTTCTTCCAGAATCCGGCACCTATGGAAAAGACTTAGCAATTATCTTCCAGGCAGCAAACGACGACATGCAGCAACAGCAATCGAATATTGCGTTATTGCCTCGCTGATTTCTGTCATCGCGATTCTGGGAGCACAGCAAGTCGGTTCAGTCGTTTCTTCAGTCTTTTCAGAAAGTGCCGGGAACCTTGAAGAAGTGGTGGGCGAACAGGACGACGAAAACGAAAGCAATGAAGAAGGTTAA